One stretch of Halichoerus grypus chromosome 10, mHalGry1.hap1.1, whole genome shotgun sequence DNA includes these proteins:
- the MTG2 gene encoding mitochondrial ribosome-associated GTPase 2 isoform X1, protein MVPSRLLSVGPRMVLGVVGCWTRVRLWPAPPRLLSASSADRAKHQEPPRKELLSEKKLKRHFVDHRRVLVRGGRGGDGVSCFHSEPRKEFGGPDGGDGGNGGHVVLRADQQVKSLSSVLSRYQGSHGEAGGRKNCSGRGGALLYIRVPVGTLVKEGREVVADLSCPGSEYIAALGGAGGKGNRFFLANDNRAPVTCTPGQPGQERILFLELKTVAHAGMVGFPNAGKSSLLRAISNARPAVASYPFTTLKPHVGIVHCEDHQQIAVADIPGIIRGAHQNRGLGSAFLRHIERCRFLLFVVDLSEPEPWTQVEDLKFELEKYEAGLSERPHVVVANKIDLPQARAALPQLRARLGRSVVALSATTRENLEELLLRLQELHGRHVAPELRW, encoded by the exons ATGGTGCCTTCAAGGCTTCTCTCAGTAGGACCGCGGATGGTGCTGGGGGTCGTGGGGTGCTGGACTCGGGTCCGCCTGTGGCCCGCTCCTCCCAGGCTGCTCTCAGCCAGCTCTGCGGACCGCGCCAAGCACCAGGAACCCCCCAGGAAGGAATTGCTCTCCGAGAAAAAACTG AAGAGACATTTTGTGGACCATCGCCGAGTGCTCGTCCGCGGGGGCCGTGGAGGTGACGGGGTGAGCTGCTTCCACAGTGAGCCCCGGAAGGAGTTCGGAGGCCCAGACGGTGGTGACGGAGGCAACGGTGGCCACGTCGTCCTGAGAG CTGACCAGCAAGTCAAGTCACTGTCCTCGGTGCTGTCGCGGTACCAGGGTTCCCACGGAGAGGCCGGCGGCAGGAAGAACTGCTCCGGGCGTGGTGGCGCCCTCCTCTACATCCGG GTTCCCGTGGGCACATTagtgaaggagggaagggaagttgTGGCTGACCTATCGTGCCCGGGCAGTGAGTACATCGCTGCTCTGGGCGGGGCAGGAGGAAAAGGTAACCGCTTTTTCCTGGCCAATGATAACCGCGCACCCGTGACTTGCACCCCCGGACAGCCCGGTCAGGAACGCATCCTCTTCCTGGAGCTCAAGACTGTGGCCCACGCTGGGATG GTTGGGTTCCCCAATGCAGGGAAGTCCTCGCTTCTCCGGGCCATTTCGAACGCAAGACCTGCTGTGGCTTCCTACCCGTTCACCACCTTAAAGCCCCATGTGGGGATTGTTCACTGTGAGGACCACCAGCAAATAGCAG TGGCCGACATCCCAGGCATCATCCGGGGTGCGCACCAGAACCGGGGCCTGGGGAGCGCCTTCCTCAGGCACATCGAACGCTGCCGTTTCCTCTTGTTCGTCGTGGATCTTTCGGAGCCGGAACCGTGGACTCAGGTGGAGGACCTGAAGTTCGAGCTGGAGAAGTACGAAGCCGGCCTGTCCGAGCGACCCCATGTGGTCGTGGCGAATAAGATCGACCTCCCTCAGGCCAGAGCCGCTCTGCCCCAGCTGCGGGCCCGCCTGGGCCGGAGCGTCGTCGCCCTGTCGGCCACAACCCGGGAGAACTTGGAGGAGCTGCTGCTGCGCTTGCAGGAGCTCCACGGCCGGCACGTGGCCCCCGAGCTCAGGTGGTAG
- the MTG2 gene encoding mitochondrial ribosome-associated GTPase 2 isoform X2, with product MVPSRLLSVGPRMVLGVVGCWTRVRLWPAPPRLLSASSADRAKHQEPPRKELLSEKKLKRHFVDHRRVLVRGGRGGDGVSCFHSEPRKEFGGPDGGDGGNGGHVVLRADQQVKSLSSVLSRYQGSHGEAGGRKNCSGRGGALLYIRVGFPNAGKSSLLRAISNARPAVASYPFTTLKPHVGIVHCEDHQQIAVADIPGIIRGAHQNRGLGSAFLRHIERCRFLLFVVDLSEPEPWTQVEDLKFELEKYEAGLSERPHVVVANKIDLPQARAALPQLRARLGRSVVALSATTRENLEELLLRLQELHGRHVAPELRW from the exons ATGGTGCCTTCAAGGCTTCTCTCAGTAGGACCGCGGATGGTGCTGGGGGTCGTGGGGTGCTGGACTCGGGTCCGCCTGTGGCCCGCTCCTCCCAGGCTGCTCTCAGCCAGCTCTGCGGACCGCGCCAAGCACCAGGAACCCCCCAGGAAGGAATTGCTCTCCGAGAAAAAACTG AAGAGACATTTTGTGGACCATCGCCGAGTGCTCGTCCGCGGGGGCCGTGGAGGTGACGGGGTGAGCTGCTTCCACAGTGAGCCCCGGAAGGAGTTCGGAGGCCCAGACGGTGGTGACGGAGGCAACGGTGGCCACGTCGTCCTGAGAG CTGACCAGCAAGTCAAGTCACTGTCCTCGGTGCTGTCGCGGTACCAGGGTTCCCACGGAGAGGCCGGCGGCAGGAAGAACTGCTCCGGGCGTGGTGGCGCCCTCCTCTACATCCGG GTTGGGTTCCCCAATGCAGGGAAGTCCTCGCTTCTCCGGGCCATTTCGAACGCAAGACCTGCTGTGGCTTCCTACCCGTTCACCACCTTAAAGCCCCATGTGGGGATTGTTCACTGTGAGGACCACCAGCAAATAGCAG TGGCCGACATCCCAGGCATCATCCGGGGTGCGCACCAGAACCGGGGCCTGGGGAGCGCCTTCCTCAGGCACATCGAACGCTGCCGTTTCCTCTTGTTCGTCGTGGATCTTTCGGAGCCGGAACCGTGGACTCAGGTGGAGGACCTGAAGTTCGAGCTGGAGAAGTACGAAGCCGGCCTGTCCGAGCGACCCCATGTGGTCGTGGCGAATAAGATCGACCTCCCTCAGGCCAGAGCCGCTCTGCCCCAGCTGCGGGCCCGCCTGGGCCGGAGCGTCGTCGCCCTGTCGGCCACAACCCGGGAGAACTTGGAGGAGCTGCTGCTGCGCTTGCAGGAGCTCCACGGCCGGCACGTGGCCCCCGAGCTCAGGTGGTAG
- the HRH3 gene encoding histamine H3 receptor → MERTPPDGPLNASGALAGEAAAAGGARGFSAAWTAVLAALMALLIVATVLGNALVMLAFVADSSLRTQNNFFLLNLAISDFLVGAFCIPLYVPYVLTGRWPFSRGLCKLWLVVDYLLCTSSVFNIVLISYDRFLSVTRAVSYRAQQGDTRRAVQKMVLVWVLAFLLYGPAILSWEYLSGGSAIPEGHCYAEFFYNWYFLITASTLEFFTPFLSVTFFNLSIYLNIQRRTRVRLDGARDPEPAPEAQPSPPPAAPGCWGCWHKGRGEAVPLHRYGVGVGEAAPGTEPGEAALGGGSGGGAAASPTSSSGSSSRGTERPRSLKRSSKPSASSASLEKRMKMVSQSITQRFRLSRDKKVAKSLAVIVSIFGLCWAPYTLLMIIRAACHGHCVPDYWYETSFWLLWANSAVNPVLYPLCHYSFRRAFTKLLCPQKLKIQPHGSLERCWK, encoded by the exons ATGGAGCGCACGCCGCCCGACGGGCCGCTGAACGCGTCGGGGGCGCTGGCGGGCGAGGCGGCGGCTGCGGGCGGGGCGCGCGGCTTCTCCGCCGCCTGGACCGCGGTGCTGGCCGCGCTCATGGCGCTGCTTATCGTGGCCACGGTGCTCGGCAACGCGCTGGTCATGCTCGCCTTCGTGGCCGACTCGAGCCTCCGCACCCAGAACAACTTCTTTCTGCTCAACCTCGCCATCTCCGACTTCCTCGTGG GGGCCTTCTGCATCCCACTCTACGTGCCCTATGTGCTGACTGGCCGCTGGCCCTTTAGCCGGGGTCTCTGCAAGCTGTGGCTGGTGGTGGACTATCTACTCTGCACCTCCTCGGTCTTCAACATCGTGCTCATCAGCTACGACCGCTTCCTGTCAGTCACCCGCGCT GTGTCCTACCGGGCCCAGCAGGGCGACACGCGGAGGGCCGTGCAGAAGATGGTGCTGGTCTGGGTGCTGGCCTTCCTGCTATACGGGCCGGCCATCCTGAGCTGGGAGTACCTGTCCGGGGGCAGCGCCATCCCGGAGGGCCACTGCTACGCCGAGTTCTTCTACAACTGGTACTTCCTCATCACGGCCTCCACGCTCGAGTTCTTCACGCCCTTCCTCAGCGTCACTTTCTTCAACCTGAGCATCTACCTGAACATCCAGAGGCGCACCCGTGTCCGGCTGGATGGGGCGCGTGACCCCGAGCCCGCGCCCGAGGCCCAGCCCTCCCCCCCGCCGGCCGCACcgggctgctggggctgctggcaCAAGGGGCGAGGGGAGGCCGTGCCGCTGCACAGGTACGGGGTCGGGGTCGGCGAGGCAGCCCCTGGCACCGAGCCCGGGGAGGCGGCCCTCGGGGGCGGCAGCGGTGGGGGCGCCGCGGCCTCACCCACCTCCAGCTCCGGCAGCTCCTCACGGGGCACAGAGCGGCCGCGCTCGCTCAAACGCAGCTCCAAGCCCTCGGCGTCCTCCGCATCGCTGGAGAAGCGCATGAAGATGGTATCCCAGAGCATCACCCAGCGCTTCCGGCTGTCGCGGGACAAGAAGGTGGCCAAGTCGCTGGCGGTTATCGTGAGCATCTTCGGGCTCTGCTGGGCCCCATACACACTCCTGATGATCATCCGGGCCGCCTGCCATGGCCACTGCGTCCCTGACTACTGGTACGAGACATCCTTCTGGCTGCTGTGGGCCAACTCGGCTGTCAACCCTGTCCTCTACCCGCTGTGCCACTACAGTTTCCGACGAGCCTTCACCAAGCTGCTCTGCCCCCAGAAGCTCAAGATCCAGCCCCACGGCTCCCTGGAGCGCTGCTGGAAGTGA